From the genome of Ahaetulla prasina isolate Xishuangbanna chromosome 15, ASM2864084v1, whole genome shotgun sequence, one region includes:
- the RILPL1 gene encoding RILP-like protein 1 isoform X2, with protein MPSPALQRRRRRRRRREAGSDGRRGLEKKPGSSRPVSGPLLAFLPFHPRSAALGPGFAAERGGEALRGPWAPSMKEPRPGSAAGAMEGVGRALGLGSGGSALEKSAAELTVMDVYDIASLVGQEFERLIDQHGCEAIGRLMPKVVRVLEILEVLVSRDHISPEVEELRLELDRLRLERVDRLEKERKHQKELELVEDVWRGEAQDLLTQIAQLQEENKQLMTNLTNKDVNFSEEEFQKHEGMSERERQVMKKLKEVVDKQRDEIRAKDRELGLKNEDVEALQQQQNRLMKINHDLRHRITVVEAQGKALIEQKVELEAYLQTKEQEMTALRAELGKLREKLQGEPSHNGEEAPPEEPKNPEEFLSEAEKTALDMKDPNRPRFTLQELRDVLHERNELKSKVFLLQEELLYYKSDELDEETRSAQPPAILNSKPLTQQESGIKRLIFTAVMPMVAAGLIPDDPTLQPIRRLMSLI; from the exons ATGCCCAGCCCAGCGCtccagcggaggaggaggaggaggagaaggagggaggccgGCTCAGACGGGAGGAGGGGACTGGAAAAGAAGCCGGGGTCGAGCCGCCCCGTCTCTGGACCGCTGCTTGCTTTTTTGCCCTTCCATCCTCGGAGCGCAGCGCTCGGGCCAGGCTTCGCAGCGGAGCGAGGGGGAGAAGCGCTGCGCGGTCCTTGGGCGCCGTCTATGAAGGAGCCCCGGCCGGGTTCGGCTGCTGGGGCGATGGAGGGCGTGGGCCGGGCTCTGGGTCTGGGCTCCGGGGGTTCGGCGCTGGAGAAGAGCGCGGCCGAGCTAACCGTGATGGACGTCTACGACATCGCCTCGCTGGTGGGCCAGGAGTTCGAGCGGCTCATCGACCAGCACGGCTGCGAGGCCATCGGCCGCCTGATGCCCAAAGTGGTGCGGGTACTGGAGATCCTGGAGGTGCTGGTCAGCCGGGATCACATCAGCCCCGAGGTGGAAGAGCTCCGCTTGGAACTCGACCGGCTCCGCTTGGAACGCGTCGACCGgttggagaaggagaggaaacacCAGAAG GAGCTGGAACTGGTGGAGGATGTTTGGCGAGGAGAAGCCCAGGATCTCCTCACTCAGATCGCCCAGCTTCAAGAGGAGAACAAGCAGCTGATGACCAACCTCACCAACAAAGACGTGAACTTCTCGGAGGAGGAATTCCAGAAACACGAAG GGATGTCAGAAAGAGAGAGGCAAGTGATGAAAAAGCTAAAGGAAGTGGTCGACAAACAACGGGATGAAATCCGGGCGAAGGACAGAGAACTGGGACTTAAAAACGAAGACGTGGAAGCA CTCCAGCAGCAGCAAAACAGGTTGATGAAGATCAACCACGATCTGCGACACCGGATTACCGTCGTGGAAGCTCAGGGAAAGGCGTTGATTGAGCAGAAAGTGGAGCTGGAAGCGTATTTGCAAACCAAAGAGCAAGAAATGACGGCGTTGAGAGCGGAATTGGGGAAACTGAGGGAGAAACTTCAAGGGGAACCGAGTCACAACGGAGAAGAAGCACCG CCGGAAGAACCCAAAAACCCCGAGGAGTTCCTGTCGGAAGCGGAGAAAACGGCTCTAGATATGAAAGATCCCAATCGGCCCAGATTCACTCTGCAAGAGCTCCGGGACGTTTTGCACGAGAGGAACGAGCTGAAGTCGAAAGTCTTCCTCCTTCAAGAGGAGCTTCTGTATTACAAGAG CGACGAATTGGATGAAGAGACGCGATCGGCTCAGCCCCCAGCCATTCTTAATTCCAAACCGTTGACTCAGCAAGAATCTGGCATCAAACGGCT GATCTTTACCGCCGTTATGCCCATGGTTGCTGCCGGATTGATCCCGGACGATCCCACATTGCAGCCAATCAGAAGACTTATGTCTCTT ATTTAG
- the RILPL1 gene encoding RILP-like protein 1 isoform X1: protein MPSPALQRRRRRRRRREAGSDGRRGLEKKPGSSRPVSGPLLAFLPFHPRSAALGPGFAAERGGEALRGPWAPSMKEPRPGSAAGAMEGVGRALGLGSGGSALEKSAAELTVMDVYDIASLVGQEFERLIDQHGCEAIGRLMPKVVRVLEILEVLVSRDHISPEVEELRLELDRLRLERVDRLEKERKHQKELELVEDVWRGEAQDLLTQIAQLQEENKQLMTNLTNKDVNFSEEEFQKHEGMSERERQVMKKLKEVVDKQRDEIRAKDRELGLKNEDVEALQQQQNRLMKINHDLRHRITVVEAQGKALIEQKVELEAYLQTKEQEMTALRAELGKLREKLQGEPSHNGEEAPPEEPKNPEEFLSEAEKTALDMKDPNRPRFTLQELRDVLHERNELKSKVFLLQEELLYYKSDELDEETRSAQPPAILNSKPLTQQESGIKRLFSFFSRDKRRLQATQRNTSFHGSFGEWADRNKDDVYTEQGLEALQHL from the exons ATGCCCAGCCCAGCGCtccagcggaggaggaggaggaggagaaggagggaggccgGCTCAGACGGGAGGAGGGGACTGGAAAAGAAGCCGGGGTCGAGCCGCCCCGTCTCTGGACCGCTGCTTGCTTTTTTGCCCTTCCATCCTCGGAGCGCAGCGCTCGGGCCAGGCTTCGCAGCGGAGCGAGGGGGAGAAGCGCTGCGCGGTCCTTGGGCGCCGTCTATGAAGGAGCCCCGGCCGGGTTCGGCTGCTGGGGCGATGGAGGGCGTGGGCCGGGCTCTGGGTCTGGGCTCCGGGGGTTCGGCGCTGGAGAAGAGCGCGGCCGAGCTAACCGTGATGGACGTCTACGACATCGCCTCGCTGGTGGGCCAGGAGTTCGAGCGGCTCATCGACCAGCACGGCTGCGAGGCCATCGGCCGCCTGATGCCCAAAGTGGTGCGGGTACTGGAGATCCTGGAGGTGCTGGTCAGCCGGGATCACATCAGCCCCGAGGTGGAAGAGCTCCGCTTGGAACTCGACCGGCTCCGCTTGGAACGCGTCGACCGgttggagaaggagaggaaacacCAGAAG GAGCTGGAACTGGTGGAGGATGTTTGGCGAGGAGAAGCCCAGGATCTCCTCACTCAGATCGCCCAGCTTCAAGAGGAGAACAAGCAGCTGATGACCAACCTCACCAACAAAGACGTGAACTTCTCGGAGGAGGAATTCCAGAAACACGAAG GGATGTCAGAAAGAGAGAGGCAAGTGATGAAAAAGCTAAAGGAAGTGGTCGACAAACAACGGGATGAAATCCGGGCGAAGGACAGAGAACTGGGACTTAAAAACGAAGACGTGGAAGCA CTCCAGCAGCAGCAAAACAGGTTGATGAAGATCAACCACGATCTGCGACACCGGATTACCGTCGTGGAAGCTCAGGGAAAGGCGTTGATTGAGCAGAAAGTGGAGCTGGAAGCGTATTTGCAAACCAAAGAGCAAGAAATGACGGCGTTGAGAGCGGAATTGGGGAAACTGAGGGAGAAACTTCAAGGGGAACCGAGTCACAACGGAGAAGAAGCACCG CCGGAAGAACCCAAAAACCCCGAGGAGTTCCTGTCGGAAGCGGAGAAAACGGCTCTAGATATGAAAGATCCCAATCGGCCCAGATTCACTCTGCAAGAGCTCCGGGACGTTTTGCACGAGAGGAACGAGCTGAAGTCGAAAGTCTTCCTCCTTCAAGAGGAGCTTCTGTATTACAAGAG CGACGAATTGGATGAAGAGACGCGATCGGCTCAGCCCCCAGCCATTCTTAATTCCAAACCGTTGACTCAGCAAGAATCTGGCATCAAACGGCT ATTTAGCTTCTTTTCCCGCGACAAGAGACGCCTGCAAGCAACCCAGCGAAACACCTCCTTCCACGGCTCCTTCGGCGAATGGGCCGACCGGAACAAAGACGACGTCTACACCGAACAAGGTTTAGAAGCTCTGCAGCACCTGTGA
- the SNRNP35 gene encoding U11/U12 small nuclear ribonucleoprotein 35 kDa protein isoform X3 translates to MTQLAMNEWVPIAKEYDPLKAGSIDGTDEEPHDRAIWRAMSARYVPNKAVTGDPHLTLFVARLNLQTTEEKLKEVFSRYGEIRKIRLVRDLVTGFSKGYAFIEYKEERALLKAHRDANKLIVDQREIFVDFELERTLKGWIPRRLGGGFGGKKESGQLRFGGRDRPFRKPINLPAMKNDFYGEGKRERAWSRGGSRDWKTGERDYERSRESRRSERERSDRKSERELEHRAREDRGRAAEGRERERKDRNREAKDGKG, encoded by the exons atgacccaactag CCATGAACGAGTGGGTGCCCATCGCTAAAGAGTACGACCCCCTCAAAGCCGGAAGCATCGATGGCACCGACGAAGAACCTCACGACCGGGCGATCTGGAGGGCCATGTCAGCCCGCTACGTCCCCAACAAAGCGGTTACCGGAGACCCTCACCTGACCCTCTTCGTAGCCCGGCTCAACCTGCAAACCACAGAAGAGAAGTTAAAAGAGGTTTTCTCCCGGTACGGAGAGATTCGGAAGATCCGCCTGGTTCGGGATCTGGTTACGGGCTTTTCCAAAGGCTACGCTTTTATTGAGTATAAAGAGGAACGGGCGCTCCTGAAAGCCCACCGCGACGCCAACAAACTGATCGTCGACCAGCGGGAAATCTTCGTCGACTTTGAGCTGGAGAGGACCCTGAAAGGGTGGATTCCCCGCCGGCTTGGTGGCGGTTTCGGCGGGAAGAAGGAATCGGGCCAGCTGCGGTTCGGCGGCCGAGACAGACCGTTTAGGAAGCCCATCAACTTGCCTGCCATGAAAAACGATTTTTACGGGGAGGGGAAAAGAGAACGGGCTTGGTCCCGGGGAGGATCGAGGGATTGGAAGACCGGGGAACGAGATTACGAGAGGAGCCGAGAGTCCCGGCGATCTGAACGGGAACGCTCAGATCGCAAGAGCGAAAGAGAGCTGGAACACCGGGCCAGGGAAGACCGAGGCAGAGCCGCGGAAGGGAGGGAGCGAGAAAGGAAAGACCGGAATCGCGAGGCCAAAGACGGCAAAGGATGA
- the SNRNP35 gene encoding U11/U12 small nuclear ribonucleoprotein 35 kDa protein isoform X2 yields the protein MGGLPTDRVANVPGKQRPSMNEWVPIAKEYDPLKAGSIDGTDEEPHDRAIWRAMSARYVPNKAVTGDPHLTLFVARLNLQTTEEKLKEVFSRYGEIRKIRLVRDLVTGFSKGYAFIEYKEERALLKAHRDANKLIVDQREIFVDFELERTLKGWIPRRLGGGFGGKKESGQLRFGGRDRPFRKPINLPAMKNDFYGEGKRERAWSRGGSRDWKTGERDYERSRESRRSERERSDRKSERELEHRAREDRGRAAEGRERERKDRNREAKDGKG from the exons ATGGGGGGGTTGCCAACTGACCGGGTTGCCAACGTACCAGGGAAGCAAAGACCCT CCATGAACGAGTGGGTGCCCATCGCTAAAGAGTACGACCCCCTCAAAGCCGGAAGCATCGATGGCACCGACGAAGAACCTCACGACCGGGCGATCTGGAGGGCCATGTCAGCCCGCTACGTCCCCAACAAAGCGGTTACCGGAGACCCTCACCTGACCCTCTTCGTAGCCCGGCTCAACCTGCAAACCACAGAAGAGAAGTTAAAAGAGGTTTTCTCCCGGTACGGAGAGATTCGGAAGATCCGCCTGGTTCGGGATCTGGTTACGGGCTTTTCCAAAGGCTACGCTTTTATTGAGTATAAAGAGGAACGGGCGCTCCTGAAAGCCCACCGCGACGCCAACAAACTGATCGTCGACCAGCGGGAAATCTTCGTCGACTTTGAGCTGGAGAGGACCCTGAAAGGGTGGATTCCCCGCCGGCTTGGTGGCGGTTTCGGCGGGAAGAAGGAATCGGGCCAGCTGCGGTTCGGCGGCCGAGACAGACCGTTTAGGAAGCCCATCAACTTGCCTGCCATGAAAAACGATTTTTACGGGGAGGGGAAAAGAGAACGGGCTTGGTCCCGGGGAGGATCGAGGGATTGGAAGACCGGGGAACGAGATTACGAGAGGAGCCGAGAGTCCCGGCGATCTGAACGGGAACGCTCAGATCGCAAGAGCGAAAGAGAGCTGGAACACCGGGCCAGGGAAGACCGAGGCAGAGCCGCGGAAGGGAGGGAGCGAGAAAGGAAAGACCGGAATCGCGAGGCCAAAGACGGCAAAGGATGA
- the SNRNP35 gene encoding U11/U12 small nuclear ribonucleoprotein 35 kDa protein isoform X1 — MANLWHVGRGTQSHLSRHTSRCPLLLGVPARTCILASWSLCVQEHQKLEEQLPGLQACAGKMSFWFPSVASHPTRAHILPFRCRKAMNEWVPIAKEYDPLKAGSIDGTDEEPHDRAIWRAMSARYVPNKAVTGDPHLTLFVARLNLQTTEEKLKEVFSRYGEIRKIRLVRDLVTGFSKGYAFIEYKEERALLKAHRDANKLIVDQREIFVDFELERTLKGWIPRRLGGGFGGKKESGQLRFGGRDRPFRKPINLPAMKNDFYGEGKRERAWSRGGSRDWKTGERDYERSRESRRSERERSDRKSERELEHRAREDRGRAAEGRERERKDRNREAKDGKG; from the exons atggcgaacctatggcacgtaggaaggggcacacagagccatctctccaggcacaccaGCCGTTGCCCGTTGCTCCTCGGGGTCCCAGCGCGCACATGCatattggccagctggtctttgtgcgtgcaggagcaccagaaactggaagagcaactcCCTGGCCTGCAGGCGTGCGCCGGGAAGATGAGTTTCTGGTTTCCTTCCGTTGCTTCCCACCCCACACGTGCACACATCCTCCCatttcggtgccgaaaag CCATGAACGAGTGGGTGCCCATCGCTAAAGAGTACGACCCCCTCAAAGCCGGAAGCATCGATGGCACCGACGAAGAACCTCACGACCGGGCGATCTGGAGGGCCATGTCAGCCCGCTACGTCCCCAACAAAGCGGTTACCGGAGACCCTCACCTGACCCTCTTCGTAGCCCGGCTCAACCTGCAAACCACAGAAGAGAAGTTAAAAGAGGTTTTCTCCCGGTACGGAGAGATTCGGAAGATCCGCCTGGTTCGGGATCTGGTTACGGGCTTTTCCAAAGGCTACGCTTTTATTGAGTATAAAGAGGAACGGGCGCTCCTGAAAGCCCACCGCGACGCCAACAAACTGATCGTCGACCAGCGGGAAATCTTCGTCGACTTTGAGCTGGAGAGGACCCTGAAAGGGTGGATTCCCCGCCGGCTTGGTGGCGGTTTCGGCGGGAAGAAGGAATCGGGCCAGCTGCGGTTCGGCGGCCGAGACAGACCGTTTAGGAAGCCCATCAACTTGCCTGCCATGAAAAACGATTTTTACGGGGAGGGGAAAAGAGAACGGGCTTGGTCCCGGGGAGGATCGAGGGATTGGAAGACCGGGGAACGAGATTACGAGAGGAGCCGAGAGTCCCGGCGATCTGAACGGGAACGCTCAGATCGCAAGAGCGAAAGAGAGCTGGAACACCGGGCCAGGGAAGACCGAGGCAGAGCCGCGGAAGGGAGGGAGCGAGAAAGGAAAGACCGGAATCGCGAGGCCAAAGACGGCAAAGGATGA
- the SNRNP35 gene encoding U11/U12 small nuclear ribonucleoprotein 35 kDa protein isoform X4 — MNEWVPIAKEYDPLKAGSIDGTDEEPHDRAIWRAMSARYVPNKAVTGDPHLTLFVARLNLQTTEEKLKEVFSRYGEIRKIRLVRDLVTGFSKGYAFIEYKEERALLKAHRDANKLIVDQREIFVDFELERTLKGWIPRRLGGGFGGKKESGQLRFGGRDRPFRKPINLPAMKNDFYGEGKRERAWSRGGSRDWKTGERDYERSRESRRSERERSDRKSERELEHRAREDRGRAAEGRERERKDRNREAKDGKG; from the coding sequence ATGAACGAGTGGGTGCCCATCGCTAAAGAGTACGACCCCCTCAAAGCCGGAAGCATCGATGGCACCGACGAAGAACCTCACGACCGGGCGATCTGGAGGGCCATGTCAGCCCGCTACGTCCCCAACAAAGCGGTTACCGGAGACCCTCACCTGACCCTCTTCGTAGCCCGGCTCAACCTGCAAACCACAGAAGAGAAGTTAAAAGAGGTTTTCTCCCGGTACGGAGAGATTCGGAAGATCCGCCTGGTTCGGGATCTGGTTACGGGCTTTTCCAAAGGCTACGCTTTTATTGAGTATAAAGAGGAACGGGCGCTCCTGAAAGCCCACCGCGACGCCAACAAACTGATCGTCGACCAGCGGGAAATCTTCGTCGACTTTGAGCTGGAGAGGACCCTGAAAGGGTGGATTCCCCGCCGGCTTGGTGGCGGTTTCGGCGGGAAGAAGGAATCGGGCCAGCTGCGGTTCGGCGGCCGAGACAGACCGTTTAGGAAGCCCATCAACTTGCCTGCCATGAAAAACGATTTTTACGGGGAGGGGAAAAGAGAACGGGCTTGGTCCCGGGGAGGATCGAGGGATTGGAAGACCGGGGAACGAGATTACGAGAGGAGCCGAGAGTCCCGGCGATCTGAACGGGAACGCTCAGATCGCAAGAGCGAAAGAGAGCTGGAACACCGGGCCAGGGAAGACCGAGGCAGAGCCGCGGAAGGGAGGGAGCGAGAAAGGAAAGACCGGAATCGCGAGGCCAAAGACGGCAAAGGATGA
- the RILPL2 gene encoding RILP-like protein 2 produces the protein MQAQPKQQRWEGEEEEEEEEEEEEEEGRRGRGGGSNHSASEGPFGKSPFHLTAEDVYDISYILGRELHTLSTEPQEEIPARVARLQFKVVSILEMLEALVSENHLAVEALKLERDSVKRELEDLRQRVTSGSAGEVNPGPNKMIVDLTDVNRPRFTLQELKDVLQERNHLKAQLLFTQEELECYKSGYISQKPEKESPTQREPPVGTPSRSTRLKEKSTIKQWFAFKKLR, from the exons ATGCAAGCCCAGCCGAAGCAGCAGCgttgggaaggagaggaggaggaagaagaggaagaagaagaagaagaagaggaaggaagaagaggaagaggaggaggaagcaaccACAGTGCATCCGAGGGTCCTTTTGGAAAAAGCCCCTTTCATCTCACGGCCGAAGATGTCTATGACATCTCTTACATCCTGGGAAGGGAGCTGCACACCCTCAGCACCGAACCCCAGGAGGAGATCCCCGCTCGGGTGGCCCGCTTGCAGTTCAAGGTGGTCAGTATTTTGGAAATGTTGGAAGCCCTGGTGAGCGAGAACCACCTGGCCGTGGAAGCCCTCAAACTGGAAAGAGATAGCGTGAAAAGGGAACTGGAGGATCTCCGGCAGCGGGTGACATCTGGCAGCGCCGGAGAG GTAAACCCGGGTCCCAACAAAATGATCGTGGACCTCACGGACGTCAACCGGCCCCGTTTTACGCTGCAGGAGCTCAAAGACGTCCTCCAGGAGCGCAACCACCTAAAAGCCCAGCTTCTCTTCACGCAGGAAGAGTTGGAATGCTATAAGAG TGGTTATATTTCTCAGAAGCCGGAAAAGGAGAGCCCCACACAAAGAGAACCGCCCGTGGGCACACCCTCTCGCTCCACTCGACTTAAAGAGAAAAGTACAATCAAGCAATG GTTTGCCTTTAAAAAGTTACGATGA